The following proteins are co-located in the Gordonia polyisoprenivorans genome:
- a CDS encoding ClpP family protease, whose translation MSTYTIPNVISRTPQGERVMDVYSRLLDDRILYLGTELDDGVANALIAQLLHLDSDNPEAPIDLYINSPGGSVMATFALYDTMQYCHAPIATTCVGQALSSTALLLAAGRPGRRAVLPHARVLLHQPSGQGRGTIPDLILAAEEILRTREEIERALSRHTGNDVETLRHDTDRDRVLRASEIVDYGIADHIIDERAVLTRR comes from the coding sequence GGGCGAACGCGTCATGGACGTCTACAGCAGATTGCTCGACGACCGAATCCTCTACCTGGGCACCGAACTCGACGACGGCGTCGCCAACGCGCTCATCGCGCAACTGCTCCACCTCGACTCCGACAATCCGGAGGCGCCGATCGACCTCTACATCAACTCACCCGGCGGATCGGTGATGGCCACCTTCGCGCTCTACGACACCATGCAGTACTGTCACGCACCCATCGCGACCACCTGTGTGGGACAGGCACTCTCGTCGACCGCACTGCTGCTGGCGGCGGGCCGGCCGGGACGCCGGGCAGTGCTGCCGCACGCACGGGTGCTGCTGCACCAGCCGTCGGGACAGGGTCGCGGCACGATTCCCGACCTGATCCTCGCCGCCGAGGAGATCCTGCGGACCCGCGAGGAGATCGAACGCGCATTGAGCCGTCACACCGGCAACGACGTCGAAACGCTGCGCCACGACACCGACCGGGATCGGGTCCTGCGCGCATCCGAGATCGTCGACTACGGCATCGCCGACCACATCATCGACGAGCGCGCCGTACTCACCCGCCGGTGA